A single genomic interval of Streptomyces graminofaciens harbors:
- a CDS encoding M6 family metalloprotease domain-containing protein, whose protein sequence is MQQPHSRKPQSVGRRIRPRRVVALASVTVLTLAVSTSAGTGHLLAKETTTAAGATALARGSALGPCMIRGRLGTQMSEGIPTPPGYSRSTGTVRALNLMVDFSDALGEGSAMDRFAEFAPQTQKWFRTSSYGRVDYRPEAPVTDWLRMPRPFEEYGIERGAPFEPGYRRLVRDMVAVADPVVDFQAYDLVNVLVTPNAGPSALDTVLSVTFAGNREAPVADGVPISNASFVYSRQDDGSGSYAETGYRVLPHENGHVFGLPDLYTPEGGGAVGHWDIMSEDWGVDNDLLGWHKWKLGWLDGTQVSCVAAGGSVEYTLTPLAEPGGAKLVVVPLSSRTAYAVELRTRAGNDAAVCRPGVLVYRVDADVDTGEGPIKVYDSRHDSGGCTRSPNVHAELSDAPFVPGETFRDVRAGVEITVTGTDASGNHRVRVTRQG, encoded by the coding sequence ATGCAGCAGCCGCACTCGCGAAAGCCACAGTCCGTAGGGCGCCGGATACGCCCGCGCCGCGTCGTCGCGCTCGCCTCGGTCACCGTCCTCACGCTCGCGGTCAGCACCTCCGCAGGCACCGGGCATCTGTTGGCGAAGGAGACGACGACGGCCGCGGGGGCCACGGCCCTGGCCCGCGGTTCGGCGCTCGGTCCCTGCATGATCCGCGGCCGGCTCGGCACCCAGATGTCGGAGGGCATCCCGACCCCGCCCGGCTACTCCCGTTCCACCGGCACGGTCCGCGCCCTCAACCTGATGGTCGACTTCTCCGACGCACTCGGCGAGGGCAGCGCCATGGACCGCTTCGCGGAGTTCGCCCCGCAGACCCAGAAGTGGTTCAGGACCAGCAGTTACGGCCGTGTCGACTACCGGCCCGAGGCCCCGGTCACCGACTGGCTGCGGATGCCCCGCCCCTTCGAGGAGTACGGCATAGAGCGCGGCGCGCCCTTCGAGCCGGGGTACCGGCGGCTCGTCCGGGACATGGTGGCGGTCGCCGACCCGGTCGTGGACTTCCAGGCGTACGACCTCGTCAATGTCCTCGTCACCCCGAACGCGGGCCCCTCCGCCCTCGACACCGTCCTGTCGGTGACCTTCGCGGGGAACAGGGAGGCGCCGGTCGCGGACGGGGTCCCGATCTCCAACGCGTCGTTCGTCTACAGCCGGCAGGACGACGGCTCGGGCTCGTACGCGGAGACCGGCTACCGCGTCCTCCCGCACGAGAACGGCCATGTCTTCGGGCTGCCCGACCTCTACACACCCGAGGGCGGGGGCGCGGTCGGGCACTGGGACATCATGAGCGAGGACTGGGGGGTCGACAACGATCTGCTCGGCTGGCACAAGTGGAAGCTCGGCTGGCTGGACGGGACGCAGGTCAGCTGTGTGGCCGCCGGCGGGAGCGTCGAGTACACGCTGACCCCGCTCGCCGAACCCGGCGGCGCAAAGCTGGTCGTCGTCCCGCTCTCCTCCCGTACCGCGTACGCCGTCGAGCTGCGCACCCGGGCCGGCAACGACGCCGCCGTGTGCCGGCCCGGCGTCCTCGTCTACCGGGTCGACGCCGACGTGGACACCGGCGAGGGGCCCATCAAGGTGTACGACTCCCGCCACGACAGCGGAGGCTGCACCCGCAGCCCCAACGTGCACGCCGAACTGTCCGACGCGCCCTTCGTCCCCGGCGAGACCTTCCGGGACGTACGGGCGGGCGTCGAGATCACGGTGACGGGGACGGACGCCTCGGGGAACCACCGGGTACGGGTGACGCGGCAGGGGTGA
- a CDS encoding IclR family transcriptional regulator domain-containing protein gives MLPNATRQASAPPEAVAPLVRGITVLRRLTEADGTLSLSGLEKATGLARSTVDRITATLARMGYVRLDGRDASLAPRLMELGNAYLAAIRLPRLLDAYADALADELDESVSLAVGDQDGIRFIHQATRRRAMSLSFRIGDLLPAERTAPGPLFAAEWGPAQWARWRERRTADPEGHGFPAVPPRAGAYDGFEARTEEARAQGWALDDELIEPGLVAVSVPVRDPRDGRVACVASVVSHTSRHTVDSLRSALLPRLRAAVAEMEQRLRATGPAAASGAPSGLAAWTGASKQELGREFIESLARGLTVVTSFDEGRADLTLTEVAQATGLPRATARRALITLEHLGYVASHDRTFSLTPRVLALGFPPLSMLPLPRIATPHLTELSTRVQDSASLAVLTGDEIQYTARVATSRIMSVNITVGTRLPAYATSLGRVMLAHLLPEARLPEARPALTPHTITDRGELVGVLERVRAEGYALVDGELEEGLRSIAVPVRDGSGRTVAAVNVAMHSSRRTVEECVTEVLPELRATVARVEAELRVAGRFRRVADA, from the coding sequence ATGCTCCCGAACGCCACCCGCCAGGCCTCCGCGCCCCCCGAGGCCGTCGCCCCCCTCGTACGGGGCATCACCGTGCTGCGGCGGCTCACCGAGGCGGACGGGACGCTGAGCCTGAGCGGCCTGGAGAAGGCCACCGGGCTCGCCCGCTCGACCGTCGACCGGATCACGGCGACGCTGGCCCGGATGGGCTACGTACGGCTGGACGGCCGGGACGCGTCCCTCGCCCCCCGCCTGATGGAGCTGGGCAACGCCTACCTCGCCGCGATCCGTCTCCCCCGCCTCCTCGACGCGTACGCCGACGCCCTCGCCGACGAGCTGGACGAGTCGGTCTCGCTCGCGGTCGGCGACCAGGACGGCATCCGCTTCATCCACCAGGCGACCCGTCGCCGCGCGATGTCCCTCAGCTTCCGCATCGGCGACCTGCTCCCCGCCGAACGCACCGCGCCGGGACCGCTGTTCGCCGCCGAGTGGGGACCGGCGCAGTGGGCCCGCTGGCGGGAGAGGCGCACGGCCGACCCCGAGGGGCACGGCTTCCCGGCCGTACCGCCGCGCGCCGGGGCGTACGACGGGTTCGAGGCCCGCACGGAGGAGGCGCGGGCGCAAGGGTGGGCGCTGGACGACGAGTTGATCGAGCCGGGGCTGGTGGCGGTGTCGGTGCCGGTACGCGACCCGCGCGACGGCCGGGTCGCGTGCGTGGCGAGCGTGGTGAGCCATACCAGCAGGCACACCGTCGACTCCCTGCGCTCGGCGCTGCTGCCCCGGCTGCGGGCGGCGGTGGCGGAGATGGAACAGCGGCTGCGCGCGACCGGACCGGCCGCGGCATCCGGCGCGCCCTCCGGTCTGGCCGCCTGGACCGGGGCCTCCAAGCAGGAACTGGGCCGGGAGTTCATCGAGTCCCTCGCCCGGGGACTGACGGTGGTCACCTCCTTCGACGAGGGCCGCGCCGACCTCACCCTCACCGAGGTCGCCCAGGCCACCGGGCTCCCCCGGGCGACGGCCCGCCGGGCCCTGATCACACTGGAACACCTGGGGTACGTCGCCTCGCACGACCGGACGTTCAGCCTGACACCTCGCGTACTGGCCCTGGGCTTCCCGCCCCTGTCGATGCTGCCGCTGCCCCGGATCGCCACCCCGCACCTGACCGAACTCTCCACCCGGGTCCAGGACTCGGCGTCGCTGGCGGTCCTCACCGGGGACGAGATCCAGTACACCGCCCGGGTCGCCACCAGCCGCATCATGAGCGTCAACATCACGGTCGGTACGCGGCTGCCGGCGTACGCGACGTCGCTGGGCCGCGTGATGCTGGCGCACCTCCTCCCGGAGGCCCGCCTCCCGGAGGCCCGGCCCGCGCTGACCCCGCACACGATCACGGACCGCGGGGAACTGGTGGGCGTCCTGGAGCGCGTACGGGCCGAGGGGTACGCCCTGGTCGACGGCGAACTGGAGGAGGGGCTCCGCTCGATCGCCGTCCCCGTACGGGACGGCTCCGGCCGCACCGTGGCCGCCGTCAACGTGGCGATGCACAGCAGCCGGCGCACGGTCGAGGAGTGCGTGACGGAGGTCCTGCCGGAACTGCGCGCGACGGTGGCCCGCGTGGAGGCGGAGCTGAGGGTGGCGGGAAGGTTCAGAAGGGTGGCGGACGCGTAA
- a CDS encoding TetR/AcrR family transcriptional regulator — MPAEKPAAKAKQREVFPSVWTRPRTGREQPALSREQIVAEALRLLDEEGIDALSMRKLGGRLGAGATSLYRHVTNKDELIELAVDEIYGEIEVPDSPGPANWRTDTARLAHSLRATILRHPWLASVLGELGMSYLGPNWMRISEAMLRLLTGAGFPVGEADRALSTLVAYVTGMATSEAAWLNVLARSGQDERTAVERLWPAAEEAAQDYPLLREGYADQRGADPRTARDEGFQYGLERVLDGLETRLR, encoded by the coding sequence ATGCCAGCCGAGAAGCCGGCCGCGAAGGCCAAGCAGCGGGAGGTGTTCCCGTCGGTGTGGACCCGGCCCCGGACCGGGCGGGAGCAGCCCGCGTTGAGCCGGGAGCAGATCGTGGCCGAGGCCCTGCGCCTGCTCGACGAGGAGGGCATCGACGCGCTCAGCATGCGCAAGCTCGGCGGCCGCCTGGGCGCCGGCGCCACCTCGCTCTACCGCCACGTGACCAACAAGGACGAACTGATCGAGCTGGCCGTGGACGAGATCTACGGCGAGATCGAGGTCCCCGACTCCCCCGGCCCGGCGAACTGGCGTACCGACACGGCCCGCCTCGCCCACAGCCTGCGCGCGACGATCCTGCGCCATCCCTGGCTCGCCTCCGTCCTCGGCGAGCTGGGCATGTCGTACCTCGGCCCGAACTGGATGCGGATCTCCGAGGCCATGCTGCGCCTGCTGACCGGCGCCGGTTTCCCGGTCGGCGAGGCCGACCGGGCGCTCTCCACGCTCGTCGCGTACGTCACCGGCATGGCCACCAGCGAGGCCGCCTGGCTCAACGTCCTCGCCCGCAGCGGCCAGGACGAGCGGACCGCGGTCGAACGCCTGTGGCCGGCCGCCGAGGAGGCCGCCCAGGACTATCCGCTGCTCCGCGAGGGCTACGCCGACCAGCGCGGGGCGGATCCCCGGACGGCCCGGGACGAGGGGTTCCAGTACGGGCTGGAGCGGGTGCTGGACGGGCTGGAGACGCGCCTCAGGTGA
- a CDS encoding ABC transporter permease encodes MHAWRVVWRVTKLNFRARLEYRGEFLMNVAIGAIWQVSIIVFASVLLTRFPGLGGWSSSDVLLIASMRMLAHGLYVLFLGRIQYMTVLVQEGVVDPCLIRPMPVYRQVQLTFFPVNAIGDLVVAVGLFVAAIQRSTHDWTAGRITYVVAGVIGGMLVEAAMFTALAAAAFHFPATSYWAQWLEELMGTFGSYPLSILPKIASGVFTFVVPLAFIAYFPAGVLTGHGGTMGVPEALAAASPFIGLAAFVLSRLLWNWSLSRYTGVNG; translated from the coding sequence ATGCACGCCTGGCGGGTCGTCTGGCGCGTCACCAAGCTCAACTTCCGGGCCCGGCTGGAATATCGGGGCGAGTTCCTGATGAACGTCGCGATCGGAGCCATCTGGCAGGTCTCGATCATCGTTTTCGCCTCGGTGCTGCTCACCCGGTTCCCGGGGCTCGGCGGCTGGTCCAGCTCCGACGTGCTGCTCATCGCGAGCATGCGGATGCTCGCGCACGGCCTGTACGTGCTCTTCCTGGGCCGGATCCAGTACATGACCGTCCTCGTCCAGGAGGGGGTCGTCGATCCCTGTCTGATCCGTCCGATGCCGGTGTACCGGCAGGTCCAGCTGACGTTCTTCCCGGTCAACGCCATCGGTGACCTGGTCGTCGCGGTCGGTCTGTTCGTCGCCGCGATCCAGCGGAGCACGCACGACTGGACGGCCGGGCGGATCACGTACGTGGTGGCGGGAGTGATCGGCGGGATGCTGGTCGAGGCCGCGATGTTCACGGCCCTGGCCGCCGCCGCGTTCCACTTCCCGGCCACCTCGTACTGGGCCCAGTGGCTGGAGGAGCTGATGGGGACCTTCGGCAGCTACCCGCTCAGCATCCTGCCGAAGATCGCCTCCGGTGTGTTCACCTTCGTGGTGCCGCTCGCCTTCATCGCCTACTTCCCGGCCGGGGTACTGACCGGGCACGGCGGCACCATGGGCGTCCCGGAGGCGCTCGCCGCGGCCTCGCCGTTCATCGGCCTGGCCGCCTTCGTGCTGTCACGGCTGCTGTGGAACTGGAGCCTGAGCCGCTATACGGGCGTCAACGGGTGA
- a CDS encoding ABC transporter permease, translated as MATATATSAEGTGTRVSRALRIAWITPRGELLAPPRMTATAVRLFVQVCLVVYLWRGLYANTSSSAGLDETQAVTYAVLAVLASRIRGLDRQAGRDMVIQHLHFGTIVYWYLRPMRPRRYYALRALGDQLYGFGWVLAGYVLSLAVGVVAPPGSVAVAGVFALSLLLGQLVLYYVMMLVDLLCFWTLRNEAALLIIVFAQNLLSGVYAPLWYFPDWFITLSTYLPFQSTLGVPLSIYIGRIDIGDAFAQMGIQAVWIVLLAALTRRLWDRAGRRVVAQGG; from the coding sequence ATGGCCACAGCCACCGCCACCTCTGCCGAAGGCACCGGCACCCGCGTCTCGCGCGCCCTGCGCATCGCCTGGATCACCCCCCGCGGCGAGCTGCTCGCGCCGCCCCGGATGACCGCCACCGCCGTACGGCTGTTCGTGCAGGTGTGTCTCGTCGTCTATCTCTGGCGCGGGCTGTACGCGAACACCAGCAGCAGCGCGGGGCTGGACGAGACCCAGGCCGTCACCTACGCCGTACTGGCCGTACTGGCCTCCCGGATCCGGGGGCTGGACCGCCAGGCGGGGCGCGACATGGTGATCCAGCATCTGCACTTCGGCACGATCGTCTACTGGTACCTACGGCCGATGCGGCCGCGCCGGTACTACGCCCTGCGCGCCCTCGGCGACCAGCTGTACGGCTTCGGCTGGGTCCTCGCCGGATACGTGCTGTCGCTCGCCGTGGGAGTGGTCGCGCCGCCCGGGTCGGTCGCGGTCGCGGGCGTCTTCGCGCTCAGCCTGCTGCTCGGTCAACTCGTCCTGTACTACGTGATGATGCTCGTCGACCTGCTCTGCTTCTGGACGCTGCGCAACGAGGCCGCCCTGCTCATCATCGTGTTCGCGCAGAACCTGCTGTCCGGCGTGTACGCGCCGCTGTGGTACTTCCCCGACTGGTTCATCACCCTCAGCACGTATCTGCCGTTCCAGTCGACGCTCGGCGTACCGCTCTCCATCTACATCGGACGGATCGACATCGGTGACGCCTTCGCGCAGATGGGCATCCAGGCGGTCTGGATCGTGCTGCTCGCCGCGCTGACCCGCCGGCTGTGGGACCGGGCCGGCCGACGCGTCGTGGCGCAGGGAGGCTGA
- a CDS encoding ABC transporter ATP-binding protein: MSAVIEARGLSKVFHTTVRGAGFAGAMRSLISPERVAKAAVQDVTFSVGGGQLLALLGPNGAGKSTTIKMLTGILRPTSGEAVVAGVVPHRDRERNARNIGAVFGQRTQLWWDLPARESFAILRDIYGVPEQRFRARMDEFDGLLELSEFWDTRVRHLSLGQRVRCDLAASLLHDPPVVFLDEPTIGMDVVVKEQVRRFLRHQVEERDRTVLLTTHDMTEVARLAERVVLINHGRIVLDGPLEEIRRRFASGTWQVRVTLADPGDAEHGVDPAVLPGFEGIALVRQEGPRLVFGPDGPNAPTVHEALKAIIARFQVADLALEENDLEDVMRAAYLSELPAQDDRGVVDAASQGRG, from the coding sequence TTGTCTGCCGTGATCGAGGCGCGCGGGCTGTCCAAGGTGTTTCACACGACCGTGCGCGGGGCGGGGTTCGCCGGTGCGATGCGGTCGCTCATCAGTCCGGAGCGGGTGGCCAAGGCCGCGGTGCAGGACGTGACATTCAGTGTGGGCGGCGGGCAGTTGCTCGCTTTGCTCGGGCCCAACGGGGCCGGCAAGTCCACCACCATCAAGATGCTCACCGGGATTCTCAGGCCCACGTCCGGTGAGGCGGTCGTCGCCGGCGTCGTTCCCCATCGGGACCGTGAGCGCAACGCCCGTAACATCGGGGCCGTCTTCGGGCAGCGGACGCAGTTGTGGTGGGATCTGCCCGCTCGGGAGTCGTTCGCCATTCTCCGGGACATCTACGGGGTTCCGGAGCAGCGGTTCCGGGCCCGGATGGACGAGTTCGACGGGCTCCTCGAACTCTCCGAGTTCTGGGACACCCGCGTCCGGCATCTGTCCCTCGGCCAGCGCGTGCGGTGCGATCTGGCCGCCTCGCTCCTGCACGATCCTCCCGTCGTCTTTCTCGACGAGCCCACCATCGGCATGGACGTCGTGGTCAAGGAGCAGGTACGGCGGTTCCTGCGGCACCAGGTCGAGGAGCGCGACCGTACCGTCCTGCTCACCACGCACGACATGACCGAGGTCGCCCGGCTCGCCGAGCGCGTCGTGCTCATCAACCACGGGCGGATCGTGCTCGACGGGCCGCTGGAGGAGATACGGCGGCGGTTCGCAAGCGGCACGTGGCAGGTTCGGGTCACGCTCGCCGATCCGGGCGACGCCGAGCATGGCGTCGATCCCGCGGTGCTGCCCGGGTTCGAAGGAATCGCCTTGGTGCGGCAGGAAGGGCCCCGCCTCGTCTTCGGGCCCGACGGGCCGAACGCGCCCACCGTCCACGAGGCGCTCAAGGCGATCATCGCGCGCTTCCAGGTCGCCGACCTCGCCCTGGAGGAGAACGACCTCGAGGACGTCATGCGCGCCGCCTACCTCAGCGAGTTGCCCGCGCAGGACGATCGGGGCGTCGTCGACGCCGCCTCCCAGGGGCGTGGCTGA
- a CDS encoding cellulosome protein, whose product MAVGTAVAAVVTTMLAVPSAGMARAAEPERLVIDLATDTGAFHGGASGSLYGVYGDGAPSRNLIEGMHLRTVSTKAQDGPQHPGADALEILPPFVDSGGKDVYIYMTDIYRGFPYEWPGADGPAKLADFKEKIKKQVRQVLTTGDYKDHVVYVPFNEPEGNMFGTGDWSYNRTSWLDDPKDFFAAWKETYRLIKSLDPDARIAGPNTSLLFDQVKGFLQYAKANDVVPDVMTWHELSSPAAVRTSVAKYRQWEREVGIDPLPINVNEYGHNYHLSVPGQVVQWVSAIEESKIDADLAYWNIDGNLNDSAVDANKGNGQWWLFNAYGQMSGHTVKVTAPHPNQQYTLQGVATLDDEKKQSRALFGGKSGDANVVFENIDPKLFGKTVHATVQEIPWTGQVGDSAQPLRLAEQEVAVGSDGTVTLPMTGMNAMSAYQVILSPGGNGGKPATPSTSWRTTYEAENATYTGSGYSKNGPEGRPSDVGKFATSGDYNVGGLRTGSDGVLAFDVDVPKDGTYDLSVFANSYNLYDLVKEQGPTNVFLRVDGKDPQELRLPLGYKWVVWGHTDTTVKLTAGKHRITLSAKDTDLGVTKGDAIIDKIDLALRDEHVTQPAIYEAEYATLTGARPGYTYPGASGPGAVALSKRASATFWVYSPADGESTVSVDHLGGGKAGLSLNGEELDLPKIGSGGPGTDTVKMFLSAGINKITVTGASRELVLDRLRVSPSKGTLVPTVYQAEDGTLSGAARTTDQYTFATNGKSVTDIGNGTANALTIDVVAARSGRHAVTIRYSNAEQAPATHYNPDPIARHADLSVNGGPARRVLFPTTFHFNDFRDLTVPLTLKKGTNRITFTAEELPDFDGDTYNRYDQRSPYAPVIDRIAVTPLTKG is encoded by the coding sequence ATGGCAGTCGGCACCGCGGTGGCGGCCGTCGTCACCACCATGCTCGCCGTACCGTCCGCCGGCATGGCCCGGGCGGCGGAACCGGAACGGCTCGTCATCGATCTCGCCACTGACACCGGTGCCTTCCACGGGGGTGCCAGCGGCTCGTTGTACGGGGTCTACGGCGACGGAGCGCCGAGCCGCAACCTCATCGAGGGGATGCATCTGCGCACGGTGTCCACCAAAGCGCAGGACGGTCCGCAGCACCCCGGCGCGGACGCGCTGGAGATCCTGCCGCCGTTCGTGGACTCCGGCGGCAAGGACGTCTACATCTACATGACCGACATCTACCGGGGCTTCCCCTACGAGTGGCCCGGCGCGGACGGTCCCGCGAAGCTCGCCGACTTCAAGGAGAAGATCAAGAAGCAGGTCCGGCAGGTCCTGACCACGGGCGACTACAAGGACCACGTCGTCTACGTCCCCTTCAACGAACCCGAAGGGAACATGTTCGGAACCGGCGACTGGAGTTACAACAGGACCTCCTGGCTCGACGACCCGAAGGACTTCTTCGCGGCGTGGAAGGAGACCTACCGGCTCATCAAGAGCCTGGACCCGGACGCCCGGATCGCGGGCCCGAACACCTCCCTCCTCTTCGACCAGGTCAAGGGCTTCCTGCAGTACGCCAAGGCCAACGACGTCGTCCCGGACGTGATGACCTGGCACGAGCTGTCCAGCCCCGCCGCGGTCCGCACGAGCGTGGCCAAGTACCGGCAGTGGGAGCGCGAGGTCGGGATCGATCCGCTGCCGATCAACGTCAACGAGTACGGCCACAACTACCACCTGTCCGTGCCCGGCCAGGTCGTCCAGTGGGTCTCCGCCATCGAGGAGTCGAAGATCGACGCCGACCTGGCGTACTGGAACATCGACGGCAACCTCAACGACTCCGCCGTCGACGCCAACAAGGGCAACGGCCAGTGGTGGCTGTTCAACGCGTACGGGCAGATGTCCGGGCACACGGTGAAGGTGACCGCTCCCCATCCGAACCAGCAGTACACGCTCCAGGGCGTGGCCACGCTCGACGACGAGAAGAAGCAGTCCCGGGCCCTCTTCGGCGGCAAGAGCGGCGACGCGAACGTCGTCTTCGAGAACATCGACCCGAAGCTGTTCGGGAAAACAGTGCACGCCACCGTGCAGGAGATCCCGTGGACCGGACAGGTCGGCGACTCGGCCCAGCCCCTGCGGCTGGCCGAGCAGGAGGTCGCGGTCGGCTCGGACGGCACGGTGACGCTGCCGATGACGGGCATGAACGCCATGTCCGCGTACCAGGTCATCCTCTCCCCGGGCGGAAACGGCGGGAAGCCGGCCACACCCTCGACGAGCTGGCGCACGACGTACGAGGCGGAGAACGCCACCTACACCGGCAGCGGCTACTCCAAGAACGGGCCTGAGGGCAGGCCCTCCGACGTCGGCAAGTTCGCGACGTCCGGCGACTACAACGTCGGCGGTCTGCGCACCGGCTCCGACGGGGTGCTCGCCTTCGACGTGGACGTCCCGAAGGACGGCACGTACGACCTGAGCGTCTTCGCCAACTCCTACAACCTGTACGACCTGGTGAAGGAACAGGGCCCCACCAACGTCTTCCTGCGCGTCGACGGCAAGGACCCGCAGGAACTGCGGCTGCCGCTCGGCTACAAGTGGGTGGTCTGGGGCCACACCGACACCACCGTGAAGCTGACCGCCGGCAAGCACCGGATCACGCTCTCCGCGAAGGACACGGACCTGGGCGTCACCAAGGGCGACGCGATCATCGACAAGATCGACCTGGCCCTGCGCGACGAGCACGTGACCCAGCCGGCGATCTACGAGGCCGAGTACGCCACCCTCACCGGAGCCCGGCCCGGCTACACCTACCCCGGCGCTTCGGGCCCGGGCGCGGTGGCCCTGTCCAAGCGCGCTTCCGCGACCTTCTGGGTCTACTCACCCGCCGACGGCGAGTCGACGGTGTCCGTCGACCACCTAGGCGGTGGCAAGGCGGGCCTGTCGCTCAACGGTGAGGAGCTCGACCTTCCCAAGATCGGAAGCGGTGGGCCGGGTACGGACACGGTCAAGATGTTCCTGTCCGCCGGCATCAACAAGATCACCGTCACCGGCGCCTCCCGCGAGCTGGTGCTCGACCGGCTGCGGGTGTCGCCGTCGAAGGGCACTCTGGTGCCCACCGTGTACCAGGCCGAGGACGGCACACTCTCCGGAGCGGCCAGAACGACCGACCAGTACACCTTCGCCACGAACGGGAAGTCCGTCACGGACATCGGCAACGGCACCGCCAACGCCCTCACGATCGACGTGGTGGCTGCCAGGTCCGGGCGGCACGCGGTCACGATCCGCTACTCCAACGCCGAACAGGCACCGGCCACCCACTACAACCCCGACCCGATCGCCCGCCACGCCGACCTCTCGGTGAACGGCGGCCCGGCCCGCAGGGTGTTGTTCCCGACGACCTTCCACTTCAACGACTTCCGGGATCTGACCGTCCCCCTCACGCTGAAGAAGGGCACGAACCGGATCACCTTCACGGCGGAGGAACTGCCGGACTTCGACGGCGACACCTACAACCGGTACGACCAGCGATCCCCGTACGCACCGGTGATCGACCGGATCGCCGTCACACCGCTGACGAAGGGTTAG
- a CDS encoding LacI family DNA-binding transcriptional regulator yields the protein MNIGEIAKRAGVSRSTVSYALSGKRPVSEDTRQKIQRVIDELGYQPNASARALANGRTNTIGLVFPPAGNHYTGMQLDFIGSVTEAAAAYDYDVLLSPSGVDSDRSFQRLLGERRVDGAILMEIRLRDDRIDHLTAVDFPSVAIGRTAHPEGSWWVGLDHTALAAACVHHLADLGHRRVAFVNRPEQLLRAGYESAHRGLDGFTKAAAERGLTVRTYCCGDDAASGLACLERILHDDPATTALVTLNEAALGGLYRGLAQAGRHVPRDFSVTGVVASRWAETVTPQLTAADVPAEQMGRLAVDLLVERLDHPDTPARHHLLAPPISLRASTAPTGTRPADPAPDLGAPKHP from the coding sequence GTGAACATCGGTGAGATTGCCAAGCGGGCCGGTGTCTCGCGGAGCACCGTGTCGTACGCCCTGAGCGGGAAGCGCCCGGTGTCCGAGGACACCCGGCAGAAGATCCAGCGGGTCATCGACGAGCTGGGCTACCAGCCCAACGCGAGTGCGCGGGCCCTTGCCAACGGCCGGACCAACACCATCGGTCTGGTCTTCCCGCCGGCCGGGAACCACTACACCGGCATGCAGCTGGACTTCATCGGCAGCGTCACCGAGGCCGCCGCGGCCTACGACTACGACGTACTGCTCTCTCCGAGCGGTGTGGACAGCGACCGTTCGTTCCAGCGGCTGCTGGGTGAGCGGCGGGTCGACGGCGCGATCCTGATGGAGATCCGGCTGCGGGACGACCGGATCGACCACCTCACCGCGGTGGACTTCCCCTCCGTCGCCATCGGCCGCACCGCCCACCCGGAGGGCAGCTGGTGGGTGGGCCTGGACCACACGGCGCTGGCGGCGGCCTGTGTGCACCATCTGGCGGACCTGGGCCACCGTCGGGTGGCCTTCGTCAACCGGCCCGAGCAGCTCCTGCGGGCCGGGTACGAGTCCGCCCACCGGGGCCTGGACGGGTTCACCAAGGCGGCGGCGGAACGTGGGCTCACCGTCCGGACGTACTGCTGCGGGGACGACGCCGCCTCGGGCCTCGCCTGCCTGGAGCGGATCCTGCACGACGACCCCGCCACCACGGCCCTGGTCACCCTGAACGAGGCCGCGCTCGGCGGCCTCTACCGGGGGCTGGCCCAGGCCGGCCGCCACGTCCCGCGCGACTTCTCCGTCACCGGAGTGGTGGCCAGCCGGTGGGCGGAGACGGTGACGCCGCAGCTCACCGCGGCGGACGTACCGGCGGAGCAGATGGGCCGCCTCGCCGTCGACCTGCTGGTCGAGCGGCTCGACCACCCCGACACACCGGCCCGGCACCACCTGCTCGCGCCGCCGATCTCGTTGCGGGCGAGCACCGCGCCCACCGGCACCAGGCCCGCCGACCCCGCTCCGGACCTCGGCGCCCCCAAGCACCCCTGA